The Molothrus ater isolate BHLD 08-10-18 breed brown headed cowbird unplaced genomic scaffold, BPBGC_Mater_1.1 matUn_MA711, whole genome shotgun sequence DNA window ACCCAAAATCGTCTTGATTGACCCCAAAATCACCTGAGAGGGGCCAAAAATGACATTAAATGGTCCCCAAAATGACATTAAATGGACCCAAATTCGCCTTAAATGGAACCAAAATGACctgaaagggacctgggggggGCCCAAAATCTCCTTAAATGGACCCAAAAATCACCTGGAGGACTCAGAAGAATCGTCAGCAAGGGACCCAAAATCCCCTGAAATGGACCCAAAGTCTCCTTAAATCAGCGCCAAAAAAATCAACTGAAAGTGACCCAAAATcgcccaaaaaaggacccaaaAATCAcctgggaggaaggaaaatcaACGGAAAATGACCCAAAATCCCCTTAAGGGCACCTGGGAGAGaccaaaatccacccaaaattGACCCAAAGTCTCCCGAAAGGGACCCAAAATCCCCTTAAGGGAACCAAAAGATTCCTTAAAGGGACCAAAGTCACCTGAAATGGACCCAAAATCGCCTCAAATGGCCCCAATATCATCCAAGAGGGACCCGAGGACCCCAGAATTCCCTTAGAGGGACCCAAATTCCCCTAAATTGACCCAAAATCGCCCGAAATGGCCCCaaccccccccagccccccccccccccacattGGTCCCTCCCGTTTCCCGCCCCCCCCGAGGGTCGCGGTGGGCGGGCCCGTTGCCATGGCGACCCCCGCGAGCTGCTCACCGCTCCCGCCGAAACCCGGAAGCGGCTCCGCCCCAGGCCACGCCCCCTCTCCGTGGTTTATTGGAAGCACTTCCTGCTCGTCTCGGTGGTTTGCGGGAAGACTTCCGGGTGTCTCGATGGTTTTTCGCGGCAACTTCCGGCTCGTCTCTGTTGTTTTAGAGCTTTTCCGGTCTGTCTCTATGATTTTGGAGGTCTTCAAGTTCATCTTTATGATTTTGGAGAGACTTCCGGTTTATCTCTATGGTTTTGGAAGCATCCACCTCATCTCCGGGGCATTTCCGGTTATTTTCCGGGTTTTCGCTATGATTTCCGGTTGGTCTCTATGATTTTGGAGGACTTCCTGTTGGTCTCTATGGTTTTGGATGACTTCCGGTCGGTCTCGATGGTGCTGGAGGACTCTGAGGCCTCTCTATGGTTTTGCCTGTGGGTTCTGCGCATGCGAGGCGCGGCCACTTCCGGTTGTATCCGCCATGAGGGACCGGACGCGGGAACTGCATCAGGCGAGAGGcgaaaaaatggggaaaaaagtgcaaaaatcgggaaaaagaggagaaaaaacgTTAAAAGGAGCCCGGAATCGGAACcggggaccccaaaaatgggggagAAGTGGcggaaaatggggagaaaaaggagaaaaatgggggaaaagaggCGAGAAATGGGAAAAGGCCTGAAAATGGcggaaaaggggaaaaaaggccaaaaatggagaaaaaaggacaaaaagtgGGGAAAGGAGCCCAAAATCGGGATCGGGGATGTGAAAAACAGGGGAAAGTGccaaaaatgggggaaaaggagaaaaatggggggaaaaaatcccaaaaatgaggaaaacatcTCTAAAATTGGGGAAATTAGACcaaaaaatggattaaaaaccctcaaaaatggggaaaaagagcacaaaaatgggaaaatgagataaaaaatggaaaaaaaatcccaaaattgggaaagaagcaaaaagtggggaaaaaaggccCCAAAATGGGGAATTTATCCCCCAAAGTCGGGAAAATGAacccaaaaatggggaaaaggaggggaaaatgtgaaaaaggcgccaaaaatgggaaatttaaccccaaaatgaagaaaaagagccCAAAATTGGGGAACTGGAGGtgaaaaagggggaaaacaatcgaagaatgaggaaaaatttggatttttccccccaaacctGGGATTTTGGCCCCAAAATGtggaattttctttccaaatctgggtttggttttctccaatttgggatttttttccccaaaattcagaaattttttttccccaaaatccgGAATTGTTTCCCGCCAAATTTTGGATTTTCGGCCCAAATTTTGGATTTCCGGCCCAAATctgagattttttcccccaattttcccTTTCCAGGTCTCGGACTCGGACTCGGAGGGGGAGGGGCCGTGGGGGGAGGGGCGGCTCCTCAGCCCCCAGGACCCCGCCCTGGCCCAGGTGGGTCCCGCCCCCTTTTTGCCTCTCATTTGCATCTCATTTGCATCTCATTTGCATCTTGTTTTCCCCTCTTCTGGTTCTGGCGGGGTTGTCTTGTGGTGATATCGTGATCCGGCCCCTTCCTATCGCGATAGAACCGGTCCCTATCGCGATCTGACCCCTTCCTATCGCGATAGAACCGGTCCCTATCGCGATCTGACCCCTTCCTATCGcgatgtccctgtccctattGTGCCATGTCCTGTTCCTATCGCGATATGGGGGCGCTGTCACGATATAACCCACTGATATCACGATATAACCCACTGATATCACGATATAACCCCTTCATATCGCGATATAGCCTGTCCATATCGCGATATAACCAGTCAATATCACATCATAACCCCTTCCTATCATGATATAACCCGTCCATATCACGATATATCGCGACAGGGGCGCCGTGTCCGCGCGTCCCTGCGGGCGCTGGCCCTGTGGGATGTTCTATATCGCGATATAACCCATCCATATCCCGATATAACCCATGGATATCGCGATATATCGTGACAGGGGCGCCGTGTCCGCGCGTCCCTGGGGGCGCTGGCCCTGTGGGATGTTGTATATCCCGATATAACCCATGGATATCCCGATATAACCCGTCCATATCACGATATGTCGTGACAGGGGCGCCGTGTCCGCGCGTCCCTGCGGGCGCTGGCCCTGTGGGATGTTCTATATCCCGATATAACCCATGGATATCCCGATATAACCCGTCCATATCACGATATATCGCGACAGGGGCGCCGTGTCCACGCGTCCCTGCGGGCGCTGGCCCTGTGGGATGTTGTATATCCCGATATAACCCATCCATATCACGATATAACCCATGGATATCCTGATATAACCCATCCATATCCCGATATAACCCATGGATATCACGATATAACCCATGGATATCGCGATATAACCCATGGATATCCCGATATATCGCGACAGGGGCGCCGTGTCCGCGCGTCCCTGCGGGCGCTGGCCCTGTGGGATGTTCTATATCCCGATATAACCCATGGATATCGCGATATAACCCGTCCATATCACGATATATCGTGACAGGGGCGCCGTGTCCGCGCGTCCCTGCGGGCGCTGGCCCTGTGGGATGTTGTATATCCCCATATAACCCATGGATATCACGATATAACCCATGGATATCCCGACATAACCCATGGATCTCCCGATATATCGCGACAGGGGCGCCGTGTCCGCGCGTCCCTGCGGGCGCTGGCCCTGAAGGCGGCGGcgctggagcagctccaggagagagCCCTGGGAACGCCCCTCCCCCCACCCGGTCAGTCGGGGAATTCGGGGAAATTTGGGGAGAATTTGGGGAGAATTTGGGGAGAATTTGGGCATTTCTGGGGAAAAATTGGGAgaattttggggcagttttggggaatttttgggggaatttttgaGGAAATTTTGGCGGAAattttgaggggttttgggggagaATTTTGGATGAATTTGGGCAATTTTGGGACCAATTTTTGAGGGACATTTCAGGATTTTTGGGTGAATTTTGGAGGAGAACTTTGGGGAAATTTTGGGTGaatttggggcattttttggATGAtctttttgggggaaaatttttgggggattttagggcaattttggggaattttgggggatttttgtggCAGttcagggcagtttggggggaGAATtctgggggggatttggggaggaatTTTGGGAGATTTGGggaggaattttgggggggtttttggCCGAATTTTGCCCATTTTTGGGTGAATTTTGGTTGAATTTTTGTGCCaattttgggtgattttttgGGTGAAATTTCCCCGGGTTTgggtctgcagagctgcaggaggagctgcagcagctccgggaCGAGATCCAGGATCTGACCCGGGAGATCCAGGGCGGGCTCAGAGGTAAccacaaaacaccccaaaattaccccaaaaaatgcccaaatttaccccaaaaataaccccaaaaaatccccaaaattaccccaaaaatAACCCctaaaacaaccccaaaattaccccaaaaatccccaaaattaccccaaaaatAACCCCGAAAACACCCCTAAATTACCCCAAAATTACCCCAGAATTTCCCCTAAAATAACCCctaaaacaaccccaaaacaccccaaaattaCCCAAAAAATGCCCAAATTTACCCCAAAAATAACCCctaaaacaaccccaaaacgCCCCGAAATtgccccaaaaaatccccaaaattaccccaacaataaccccaaaaacacccaaaaataccccaaaaataaccccaaaaaatccctaaaataacccctaaaacaccccaaaattaccccaaataaccccaaaattaccccaaaaataaacccaaaaataacccctaaaacaaccccaaaaataaaCCCTAAAATAACCCCTAAAACACCCCTAAATTACCCCAAAAATaacccccaaaacaaccccaaattaCCCcgaaaaataaccccaaaaataacccccaaaacaccccaaaattgccccaaaaaatccctaaaattacccccaaaataaccccaaaattaccccaaaaaatccctaaaaatgccccaaaaataaccccaaaaatgccccagAATtgccccaaaaatccccatttttcccattttgggttttttccccaattttgggattttcccaattttggggttttcccaattttgggtttttcccattttgggattttcccaatttttgggtttttcccattttttcccaattttgggtttttcccaattttgggattttcccaattttgggattttcccaatttttgggattttcccaATTTTCGGGGTTTTTCCCAATTTCGGGTTTTTCCcaattttgggattttcccaatttttgggtttttcccatTATtccaaattttggggtttttcccaattttgggattttcccatttttcccaatttttgggattttcccaatttttgggattttcccaattttgggattttcccaattttggggttttcccaatttttggggtttttcccaatttttgggtttttcccaattttgggattttcccaATTTCGGGTTTTTCCCCAATTTCGGGGTTTTTcccaattttggggtttttcccatttttgggatttttcccatttttgggatttttcccatttttggggtttttcccaattttgggattttcccaattttgggattttcccaatttttgggtttttcccaaTTTCGGGTTTTTCccaatttttgggtttttccccattttgggtttttcccaattttgggatttttcccaatttttggggttttcccattttcccaattttgggtttttcccattttgggtttttcccaatttttggggttttcccatttttcccaatTTCGGGGTTTTTCCCAATTTCGGGATTTTCCcaattttgggattttcccaattttgggattttcccaATTTCGGggtttttcccaattttcccaattttgggtttttcccatttttgggttttttcccaatttttgggtttttcccaatttttgggtttttcccatttttcccaattttggggtttttcccaattttgggattttcccaattttgggtttttcccaattttgggattttcccaATTTTGGGCTTTTCCCAATTTTGGGCTTTTCCcaattttgggattttcccaattttgggattttcccaatttttgggttttttccccatttcccagccctggccccgcCCAAGGAGGACGAGGAGGCCCCGAACTCCATCGGGGCTCGGCT harbors:
- the LOC118693238 gene encoding syntaxin-4-like, coding for MRDRTRELHQVSDSDSEGEGPWGEGRLLSPQDPALAQGRRVRASLRALALKAAALEQLQERALGTPLPPPELQEELQQLRDEIQDLTREIQGGLRALAPPKEDEEAPNSIGARLRRTQHGLLAQQFWGLTGSLQAAQGRYRQRSLQRLQRQLQIGENPNLGGPPKFGGGPQNFLGGFLDNFGGGS